Below is a genomic region from Actinoallomurus bryophytorum.
CAGAACCGGGCGTATGTGGGCGGCCGGTGACCGTACGGCCCGTGCGGCCTTCCGCGCGGGTCGATGACGGCCCTGACGCGGCCGTCGGCCCGCACCGCAACATTCGCACGTGTCCGTCCACCACTCCCGTTTCTCGCGGCTGTGCTACTACCCAAATAGTACAGGTGCGTTGCTGGCACCGTATCGGAAAGGACACGCGGTAGGTGGCCGGGACGAAAAGGTCGATCGCGCCGCGGCCCGTCCGGTCAGCGGGCTTCTTCGTCCCGTAGGAGGCGCAGCAGCAGGCGTTCGTCCTCCGGCGGGAGTTCCGAGACGAACCTCGCGAGCACCGCGGCGTGGTCCTGACGGCGACGGAGCAGGGCGTTCATGGCCGCGGCCGTGTGGCCGGCCTCGTCGACGCAGGGGAAGTAGACGTATCCGCGCCCCTCGCGGGTGCGCGTGGCCATCTCCTTGCGGTGCAGGCGGGCGAGGGTCGTCATCACCGTGGTGTACGCGAGGGCTCCGCCGAGCGAGGACTGGACCTCCGCCGGGCTCATCGGCCGCCCGCCCCGCCACAGCGCGGCCAGCACCTCGTCCTCGAGCATGCCGGAAGGTCGTCGCTGCTGGTCGGGCGAGTTCATGCCGACACCTGCTCCGGGAGGAAACGGGGTCTATGACCACGATAGTAGGGGTACGGTCCCGGCGGGCCTTCGCCAGATGCCCAGGTCGCGGGCTCAGCCACCCGGCCGCGGTCC
It encodes:
- a CDS encoding BlaI/MecI/CopY family transcriptional regulator is translated as MNSPDQQRRPSGMLEDEVLAALWRGGRPMSPAEVQSSLGGALAYTTVMTTLARLHRKEMATRTREGRGYVYFPCVDEAGHTAAAMNALLRRRQDHAAVLARFVSELPPEDERLLLRLLRDEEAR